CCCGATGAGGGCGCTCCCGCGGTCGTCGGACAGGGGCGAGCCGTTCGCCTGCCACGGCAGCAGGAGCTGGCCGATGCCGGTGATGAGGAGCGTGTAGCCGAGGCCGAGCACGAGGGTGAGGGCGAGCATGGTGCGGATCGCGACTCCGGTGACGCGGAGGGTGGAGCGGGTGGAGGACATGGCGTGCTTTCGGTGTCGGGCGGATCAGAAGCCGGGGATGAGGCTCACGACCAGGTCGATGAGCTTGATGCCGATGAACGGGGTGACGATGCCGCCCAGTCCGTAGATGAGCAGGTTGCGCTGCAGGATCTGCGAGGCGGTCGCCGGGCGGTATGAGACGCCCCGGAGGGCGAGAGGGATGAGGAACACGATCACGATCGCGTTGAACACGATGGCGCTGAGCACCGCGGATGCCGGTGAGTGCAGTCCCATGATGTTGAGGGCGCCGAGTCCGGGGAACACCCCCATGAACATCGCCGGGATGATGGCGAAGTACTTGGCGACGTCGTTGGCGAGGGAGAACGTGGTGAGCGCGCCGCGCGTGATGAGCAGCTGCTTGCCGATGCGCACGATGTCGATGAGCTTGGTCGGATCGGAGTCGAGGTCGACCATGTTGCCCGCCTCCTTCGCGGCGGAGGTGCCGGTGTTCATCGCGACGCCGACGTCGGCCCGCGCGAGAGCGGGGGCGTCGTTGGTGCCGTCGCCGGTCATCGCGACGAGCCGCCCGCCCGCCTGCTCCCGGCGGATGAGGGCGAGCTTGTCCTCCGGCGTGGCCTCGGCGAGCACGTCGTCGACGCCGGCCTCCTTCGCGATCGCGGCGGCGGTCAGCGGATTGTCGCCCGTGATCATGACGGTGCGGATGCCCATGCTGCGCAGTTCGTCGAAGCGCTCGCGCAGACCCTCCTTGACGACGTCCTTGAGGTGAACGACGCCGAGGACGCGGCCGCCGTCGGCCGTGGGCGACGGGGTCGACGGTGCGCTTTGTCGGGAGGATTCACGTTTGTCGGAGGAATCCACGGGATTCCGCGGCGTGTCGCGGATCTCTTCCGACAGAATGCGGGCGGATGCCGTGCCCGCCGGCTGCACGGCCACGACGAGCGGCGTCCCTCCGCTCTGCGCCACGCCGTTGACGAGCGCGTTGAGCGCGGCATCCGGGGCATCGAGCCCCAGCCACGCGGCCACGGCCGAGGCGGCGCCCTTGCGGATGCGCGTGCCGTCGGGGAGGTCGAGGCCCGACATCCGGGTCAGCGCGGTGAACGGCACCACCACGGCGCCCTCCGGTCCGGATACGCGGATGCCGTGAGCGCGAGCGAGCTCGACGATCGAGGCGCCTTCGGGGGTGGGGTCGGCGAGCGAGGCGAGTGCGGCCGTGCGCATCAGGTCGTCGGACCCGACGCCGTCGAGGGGCAGCACCTCGTGCGCTCGGCGGTTGCCGTAGGTGATGGTCCCGGTCTTGTCGAGCAGCAGCGTGGTGACGTCGCCCGCGGCCTCGACGGCCCTGCCCGACATCGCCAGCACGTTGCGCTGTACGAGCCGGTCCATGCCGGCGATGCCGATCGCGCTGAGAAGCGCGCCGATCGTCGTCGGGATGAGGCAGACGAGAAGCGCGAGGAGCACCGGGATGCTGACGGGCGATGCCGCGTACGACGCCAGTGGGTTCAGCGAGAGCACGACGACGACGAACACGATCGACAGGCTGGCGAGCAGGATGTTCAGCGCGATCTCGTTGGGCGTGCGCTGGCGGTTCGC
This Microbacterium sp. XT11 DNA region includes the following protein-coding sequences:
- the kdpB gene encoding potassium-transporting ATPase subunit KdpB, which gives rise to MTTRIDPSADASRLASLSQEPRHLPPSREHAGETTVRSFGWRPLVQALPGALRKLNPATLVRNPVMLLVWVGAAFTTALAVAEPFLDAPRESGGAPVPALFTASIAAWLWLTVLFANVAESVAEGRGKAQAATLRRTRSHTVARRVPHYDAQSDAAATRAETVEVSSAELQRGDVVIVEAGDLIPGDGDIVEGIATVDESAITGESAPVIRESGGDRSAVTGGTRVLSDRIVVRITSKQGETFVDRMIALVEGANRQRTPNEIALNILLASLSIVFVVVVLSLNPLASYAASPVSIPVLLALLVCLIPTTIGALLSAIGIAGMDRLVQRNVLAMSGRAVEAAGDVTTLLLDKTGTITYGNRRAHEVLPLDGVGSDDLMRTAALASLADPTPEGASIVELARAHGIRVSGPEGAVVVPFTALTRMSGLDLPDGTRIRKGAASAVAAWLGLDAPDAALNALVNGVAQSGGTPLVVAVQPAGTASARILSEEIRDTPRNPVDSSDKRESSRQSAPSTPSPTADGGRVLGVVHLKDVVKEGLRERFDELRSMGIRTVMITGDNPLTAAAIAKEAGVDDVLAEATPEDKLALIRREQAGGRLVAMTGDGTNDAPALARADVGVAMNTGTSAAKEAGNMVDLDSDPTKLIDIVRIGKQLLITRGALTTFSLANDVAKYFAIIPAMFMGVFPGLGALNIMGLHSPASAVLSAIVFNAIVIVFLIPLALRGVSYRPATASQILQRNLLIYGLGGIVTPFIGIKLIDLVVSLIPGF